The Apium graveolens cultivar Ventura chromosome 10, ASM990537v1, whole genome shotgun sequence nucleotide sequence ACATCGAAATAGCGGGACATCACTTCTCTGTTGACTTGATATCTTTCAAGTTAgaagaatttgatgttattttaggaatggactggttagCCGGTAATAATTCCCAAATCGATTgtgcaaataagaaagtgaatcTACGAACTGtagaaaatgcaacggtaatatttaaaggcaAAAAACAGAAGCAAGGATTCCTAATGATGATGCAGACTAAATAATCATTACGCCAAGGGTGTAAAGTTTATATTGCTTATGTCTTGAATACGGAAAAGGAAAGTCCGAAAATCGAAAACATTCCCGTAATGTGTGAATTTCCTGATGTATTTCCAAATGAACTTTCAGGACTACCTCCAGATCAAGAAATTGAATTTACCATTGACCTAGCATCAGGCATCGAACTAGTTTCcaaagctccgtatcgaatgacactagttgaaatgaaagagttggctaCATAATTGTAAGATCTTTTGGATAAAGGAATTATAGGACCTAGTGTATCctcatggggtgcaccagtattgtttgtcaagaaaaaggatggtagcatgcgactatgtatcgattatcatgagctgaataagttaactatcaagaataaatatcattTACCACGGATcaatgatttatttgaccaactgaaaggagcagcatggttttctaagattgatttaaggtcaggttgccatcaattaaagatcaaagccgAAGATATTTCTAAGACTGCTTTTTGAACTAGATATGGACACTATAAATTTCTCGTAATggcgtttggattgaccaatgcaccagcggcgttcatggatctgatgaacagggtgttcaaaaagtacttggagaaatttataattttatttattgatgacatcttgatctactcgaagactgaagaagaacatgcagaacaCTTAAGAATCACTTTGGAAATCTTGAGAAAAGAACAACTTTATGTTAAGTTTtcgaaatgcgaattttggttaaaagaatgcAATTTTTAGGTCACAGAATCAGTACCGAAGaaattcaagttgatccagcaaagattgaagttGTTTTAAATTTGGAAAGGCCAAATACGCCAACAGattagaagtttcttgggattggctggttattatagaagatttgttaaataatttgcaaagatagctacgccattaacCAAATTGACCCGGAAGAACGAAAAGTTCGcatggaatgaaaaatgtgaagaaagttttcaagaattgaagaatcgactgGTGACTGCACCTGTACTCGTGCTATCAGGACTTGGGTATGTATTAATGCAGTACGACAATGTAATTATGTATTcttctagacaactgaaacctcatgaacagaaatatctgatgcatgatctggaattagccgCAATCGTGTTCGCACTGAAACtctggagacattatctttatggcGAGAAATGTGAAATATACATggatcacaagagtttgaaatatatttttacgcagaaggaacttaacatgagacaacgaCATTGGCTAGAATTAATCAAAGACTACGACATAtcaatcaactatcatccaggtaaaggAAATGTTGTAACAGATTCATTAATTCGAAAAGAAAGATTAAATATATTAACATCCTTAGAAGAATTGATCAGAGAGTTTGATAAATTAGAAATTGAAGTTCTTACTCCAGAAAAATCCACTGAAATGAATTATGCAATAACATTCCAGCCAGAactattggaaaagattagaagatgcCAAGAGGAAGTAATGAATCATGAAGATGATAGCTTGACATGAGAAGAAATTGCAAGTCAGAAAGATGACAAAGGCATTTTACGATTTTCCTTGAGAATCGGGATGCCCAATGTACTAGAacagaaagaagaaattttacgaggcgctcacaactcaagatattcaattTATCCTAGGAacacgaagatgtacagagatttgaaggaaaacttttggtggccatatatgaagaaagaaatagctgaatgggtcagtaaatgttatacgtgtcaacgagtcaaagcagaacatcaatgtccaagcggattattacaaccactggatattttggaatggaaatgggaacagcTAGCAATGGATTTCGTGATAGGACTCCCAAGAACCAAAGCAAaccatgatgcgatttgggtaattattgacatactaacaaagtcagcacattttctcccaatcaacgaaagatttttgctcgataAATGAGCGCACTTATATCTTAAGGAGATTGTGATGCAACATGGAGTGCATGTATCAATCGTATCTGATCGACATCCGTGTTTCAGTTCGAGGTTCTGGAGACAGTTTCGGGAGTGTTTAGGTACTAAGCTCAATATGACCACCGTTTATCATCGACAAACGGACAGgaaaagtgaaagaacaatctaGATAATTGAAAATATGCTATGTGTATGTGCATTagatttcgaaggcagttgggatgagcatttaaCGTTAGTGGAATTGTAACgctcccaaatccggggtcaggaatctgggtcgttacgcaatccttcaatcatgtgtaacctgcattaactcaataatccaataattccatatcacagacccccaatctcacacactcacaagttattgccttagaaatgatgtacaataagtatcatctgttattaaaactcaaatgtactttacaggatctgaaacaattattcataacctctacaaGAAGTTACAttaattacgactgatatcttatacatgtctgatactctggcccacctgagacaaagctgccagggcgactaagtcccacaccggcatactggttatctgttgtgttgtgacatttaaaagaaagcaagagtgagcaataatattcaaccataataatgtacagtatgaaaagactgtatgagaaattcaagtataatttcatatatgataaatatgtttattcaaaaatagttttcctccGTGATACACACCGTctttcgaaaacaattcttttgtagacgtattatcctgcgaatactttaatggtaaacccagcacctaggcttgggttacggtattgtatCACAATTCTAATTAaaagaataggacattcattggagccaccgcatacgatgatcagtcatactacagaaatagtaaccttttctataTGTAGAGGGACGACTTCCTTACTTCCGGTTGTCACCCTAGCCGCGTTCGGGCTTTATATCCTTCCCCATTTCACCCGGGTAtgttttgcatacttcgtatgtcccTCAGTACACATGATACCTTCTCATACGGAAAATTAATATGGTACTCTCCCCAGTCCATGAAGTACTAGATCTCTACCCCTCATTTTTTCTTTTAAGAATACTATCATATACTTcgaatcatcgaactatatcgaagttccccaagcattttacttgttgatagaaacagctcatctcatatatatatatatatatatatatatatatatatatatatatatatatacttccgaaagtttttggaggaagtactaaggatgtgagttgaccgttgtcaacagataaataaataaggggagagtttcctttgaaactatattcaaattatttaaaataagcCGAGATAATactctccgacgatctgaaattattcgagtGATTTTATGAAATCCAGGAGTGTTTTtgaataggttttatgatttttaaatcatattaaatcattaaataaataattaataattaaataattattattaaataattattattaaataattagacctcgaatgaatatgtttttaaagaatatttgaaataatattccccaactaatttatctttaaataattaaagtaatatttcataatatacttaatcaggtttgaaataaataatcgttggagaatacttctcctatattgAATGATTAACTTGAAATAATATTCGTTTCTCAAGTAATTAAATGTAGTTGAGTGAATATGatctttagaaatcattttaaatatatTCGTGGTATTTAATACTTCACAAGTGGACACCGAGTCCCTTGGGATAAAACAAGTACAtattttaatcgtccaaaacatctaggggatgattcccgggtttatacttataaaaactgaccgactcccggtcttacaacttatacatcacgctctaaTATAGcgttattatttttaaataaaacccctccggaatacttccgggttttcatcaaattatactgaccgatcctcagtctaaaatatacacctcttatatacaacgctactctctagtgTTATCAATTGAAATCCGATAATATTATTATACCGAAGTCATtaacatatcgtatgatattatatatcacaGTCCGTAAAACCTCGTAATACAAATTCATGTATATATCGCAaatatttgaaaacaaacacaacacaatatttttaaaaaggtagggtttgaaaacttgcctggagtccaagatacgtttcccgacttcctctcgtttcgggttttttaatcaacaaacatcataatcttaattagtattcctactctcatcaccaacttatatttctaataagttcaatacttcataattttcaatattcgaccgactcgaaatatgtaacacccccagatccggggtcggggatccgggttgtcacggtctttctttccacaatatcacttcacttaattaataataaataaccttatgctgtgaccccacactaacacacaccacaacccgttatagtctcagagatgaaatttaaataagaacaagtctttgaatccacaatttaaaagttattacaacccaaaatgattacttgataaatttacagttaattgccattatcttccacaagttataattatacataattgattctcaaaagtagatggtctgatctacaatagatctacctctgcagctatagcagctacaacatcaacgggaagacgcgggacgcttcccacgcgcttgcgctgggtctgctggagtctggccatctttcctaactgttgttgtgtgatgaagaaataaagcaagggtgagcagcaaccccaccaaaataatatgtataatgattaacaatatatgagccttctcatagtactcatgaaagtcttggtcaaaagaaatgaaccaagttgatatcttaatgcgatgaagtcgcaaaatattcagtatatatatatatacatatatacttttcaaaatatgggaagtcctctt carries:
- the LOC141689643 gene encoding uncharacterized protein LOC141689643, with translation MTTGNPRVMALPPPPQQNQPKARIFNMSMKEVVQNPNIVAGCDIEIAGHHFSVDLISFKLEEFDVILGMDWLAGNNSQIDCANKKVNLRTVENATESPKIENIPVMCEFPDVFPNELSGLPPDQEIEFTIDLASGIELVSKAPYRMTLVEMKELAT